In one Zobellia galactanivorans genomic region, the following are encoded:
- a CDS encoding SanA/YdcF family protein, whose product MRKNYYKICGALVASLFLLIFLCNLIISSSAEGKTFNSLEALPKNRVGIVLGTSKKLIGGLPNPYYTFRIEATLELYQAQKIDFVLVSGDNGTRYYNEPNTIKKDLISKGIPAEKIFLDFAGFRTLDSMVRAKEVFGLNDVTVISQEFHNQRAIYLAEKKGLKAIGYNAKSISGRQGLKVRLREYLARVKVFIDLLFNTQPKFFGERVDIK is encoded by the coding sequence ATGAGAAAAAACTACTACAAAATATGTGGAGCGCTTGTTGCATCCCTTTTTCTACTTATATTTTTATGTAATCTCATCATAAGTTCGTCGGCTGAAGGAAAAACTTTTAACAGCCTTGAGGCCCTTCCTAAGAATAGGGTGGGTATCGTACTCGGAACTTCAAAAAAACTAATTGGAGGGCTTCCCAACCCGTATTACACCTTCCGAATAGAAGCAACCCTTGAGCTTTATCAGGCCCAAAAAATAGATTTTGTCTTGGTCAGTGGCGACAATGGCACACGTTACTACAACGAACCGAATACCATAAAGAAGGATTTGATATCCAAGGGCATCCCTGCGGAAAAAATATTCTTAGACTTCGCCGGTTTTAGGACCCTGGATTCAATGGTCCGTGCCAAAGAGGTTTTTGGATTAAACGATGTAACGGTTATATCCCAAGAATTCCATAATCAACGAGCCATCTACCTGGCCGAAAAGAAAGGTCTAAAGGCTATTGGCTACAATGCAAAAAGTATTAGTGGCAGACAGGGCCTAAAGGTTCGTTTACGCGAATATTTAGCGAGGGTCAAAGTCTTTATCGATTTACTGTTCAACACACAGCCCAAATTCTTTGGCGAGCGCGTTGACATCAAATAA
- a CDS encoding RagB/SusD family nutrient uptake outer membrane protein: protein MKNNMIIKKVFSCLLIAGIIISCNEEVLDTIPYGESTSAEFWRNGADANAASTAMYEPLRWEDLYGHSENVFDNCSDDIFRAGDHGYEEAMENFTFDPSNDGFRSGWGAKYEIVSRANSVLINVPGIEDIDAALKDRILGEAHFLRAFAYWRFSVLYGEVPLILEANTIEGNFNIPKSSLADIRAQVEADLVMAASLLPETHDAENLGRVNKGSANGLLAKLYLYEEEFQKSIDAGEEVIGGPYPLATNFRDNFVPETENNPEMLFSVQGEENWADVPKMFDAPRPWGGWDFHDPVENVVNEFEEGDVRLANSILSPGDMVDRGEGGVVEFTSDLTQTGYSLTKYANYKADGNLNGDQNVPVLRVADVYLLVAEAKIRLNGAGSGDFEINEVRRRAGLAPIENADMPELIHERRVELVGENQRHQDLMRWDKANIVDIAAIYAEDRGQFDPPRTFVRPKHYYFPIPQREIDLSNGVLIQNENY from the coding sequence ATGAAAAATAATATGATAATAAAAAAGGTTTTTTCCTGTCTGCTTATAGCCGGAATCATAATAAGTTGTAATGAAGAAGTGTTGGATACAATTCCTTACGGGGAATCGACATCGGCTGAGTTTTGGCGAAATGGCGCAGATGCCAATGCGGCCTCCACGGCCATGTACGAACCTTTGCGTTGGGAAGATTTGTACGGTCACAGTGAAAACGTATTCGACAATTGTTCCGATGATATTTTTAGGGCTGGTGACCACGGTTATGAAGAAGCGATGGAGAACTTTACGTTCGATCCCAGTAATGATGGCTTTCGAAGCGGTTGGGGTGCCAAATACGAGATTGTATCTAGAGCCAATTCGGTCTTGATCAATGTTCCCGGTATTGAAGATATCGATGCGGCCCTTAAAGACAGAATATTGGGTGAAGCTCATTTTTTACGTGCTTTCGCCTACTGGCGTTTTTCCGTACTGTATGGTGAGGTGCCCTTAATTTTGGAGGCCAACACTATTGAAGGCAACTTTAATATCCCCAAATCATCTTTGGCCGACATACGTGCCCAAGTAGAAGCTGATTTGGTCATGGCGGCCAGTCTATTGCCCGAAACCCACGATGCCGAAAATTTAGGAAGGGTCAATAAGGGATCGGCAAACGGACTTTTGGCAAAACTATATCTTTACGAAGAGGAGTTTCAAAAATCCATTGATGCAGGAGAAGAAGTAATTGGTGGGCCATATCCATTGGCTACTAACTTTAGGGATAACTTTGTGCCTGAGACCGAGAATAACCCCGAAATGTTATTTTCCGTACAAGGAGAGGAAAATTGGGCCGATGTGCCCAAGATGTTCGATGCGCCCAGACCATGGGGTGGTTGGGATTTTCATGACCCGGTCGAAAATGTTGTGAATGAATTTGAAGAAGGTGATGTACGATTGGCCAATTCAATTTTAAGCCCCGGGGACATGGTCGACCGAGGTGAAGGAGGAGTTGTAGAATTTACCTCCGATTTGACACAAACGGGGTATAGCTTGACCAAATATGCCAACTACAAGGCCGATGGTAATTTAAATGGTGATCAGAATGTACCCGTATTACGGGTTGCCGATGTATATCTTTTGGTTGCTGAGGCCAAGATTCGTTTAAATGGTGCCGGTTCTGGTGATTTTGAGATTAATGAAGTACGAAGAAGGGCCGGACTTGCTCCGATTGAAAATGCCGATATGCCAGAACTTATCCATGAAAGACGGGTTGAACTCGTTGGCGAAAATCAACGCCATCAAGATTTGATGCGCTGGGATAAGGCCAATATTGTCGATATCGCAGCTATTTATGCCGAAGATAGAGGGCAGTTTGATCCTCCTCGAACCTTCGTCAGACCAAAGCATTATTACTTCCCTATCCCTCAGCGCGAAATCGATTTGAGTAATGGGGTGCTGATTCAAAATGAGAATTATTAG
- a CDS encoding VCBS repeat-containing protein yields the protein MKSRRYYTIVVICMLFLQCAEKKESSLGKQGSKEVSQPLFTILSPSETQLNFVNIINESPTINGVLYEYLYNGGGVSVGDLNNDGLQDLYFISNLYSNKLFLNKGGLVFEEKTLEAGLKGKTGFPTGVTMVDINSDGLLDIYISKSGNYPNPEHRKNELYINQGVNDKGVPEFVEEASRYGLDLAHYSTQAAFFDYDKDGDLDMFLLNHGIDPAETESNIDKLLGQKSEYSSNRLFQNNEGKYVDVSEKVGIVDNGIGYGLGIAIGDLNNDQWPDMVIGMDYSEKDHLYINQKDGTFKEVVQQATNHISNFSMGNDIADINNDGYFDFISVDMVSNNNYDLKTNMSGMNPKRFHDLVGKGLHYQYMFNTLQLNNGNMLENSTVPAFSDVAQFAGLSKTNWSWAPLFFDMNNDGWQDVFVSNGVLRSFRNNDFVIYKRQRVAKLYDDIKKYGNKDSLIASYYRDLLAVMPEKKEVNLLYLNNRDFTFSEMNGSWKLNVPTATNGAVYADLDNDGDLDIVGNNINDPVTVYRNNSRELAPDNNYLSVKLRGEKGNINGIGARISLQYDDVVQSKELYVSRGFQSSVSNRLHYGTGQKNVIDKVSITWPDGKRQSLKDVPTNQELVLKYDDAQSGLSNDVSSDNAFLFKDVSHDLKNTFEHKENDFDDFQREILLPHKFSQNGPALAVGDVNNDGLDDFYIGGAKNESSELWLQQSNGDFEPSGHPWKEDKMHEDLAAEFFDADGDGDLDLYVVSGGNEAKENDDYYQDRFYENLGKGKFAKGAKAIPKIVTSGASVKAGDFDNDGDIDLFVGGKLVPGKYPFPAKSYLLRNESKAGKIEFVDVTQDVAPFMAEFGLVSEAQWVDVDSDNDLDLIVVGEWMPVKIIENDKGKFIDSTTKAGLDDQVGWWFSVATADFDQDGDMDFIVGNLGENYKYKASVEAPFEVFTSDFDGNGTLDIVLGYHEEGKVYPLRGRQCSSDQMPFIKKKFPSYDDFGAADLSTVYGKEELKNSLHYGATTFASSYIENLGNFKFKVHQLDALTQFSSVNSILIDDFNSDGHADALLSGNLYQSEVETPRNDGSYGNLLLGNGKGGFKSLFPYESGLFIKGDVKTAAFIKNNASGRKYMVFAKNDDALQMVEYVSGKN from the coding sequence ATGAAGAGTCGCCGTTATTATACCATTGTAGTCATTTGTATGTTGTTCTTACAATGCGCTGAAAAAAAGGAATCGTCTTTAGGTAAACAAGGATCTAAGGAAGTCTCCCAACCCCTGTTTACGATACTGTCACCAAGTGAAACACAGTTGAACTTTGTAAATATTATCAACGAGAGTCCTACCATAAATGGGGTGTTGTACGAGTATCTATACAACGGGGGCGGAGTTTCGGTAGGGGATTTAAATAATGATGGCTTACAAGACCTGTATTTTATATCCAACTTATATAGCAATAAGCTTTTTCTCAATAAGGGAGGTTTGGTGTTCGAGGAGAAGACGCTCGAAGCTGGATTAAAAGGAAAGACGGGCTTTCCTACGGGGGTAACCATGGTCGATATCAACTCAGACGGACTACTCGATATTTATATTTCGAAATCGGGAAATTATCCCAATCCCGAACATCGAAAAAATGAACTTTACATCAATCAAGGGGTAAATGATAAAGGTGTCCCTGAATTTGTAGAAGAGGCAAGCCGGTATGGTCTTGATCTTGCCCATTATTCTACCCAAGCTGCTTTTTTTGATTATGACAAAGATGGGGATCTTGATATGTTTCTTTTAAACCACGGTATCGATCCTGCAGAAACCGAATCGAATATCGACAAACTCCTTGGCCAAAAATCGGAATATAGTAGCAATAGGTTATTTCAGAACAACGAAGGTAAATATGTCGATGTTTCGGAAAAGGTGGGGATTGTCGACAACGGTATTGGGTATGGTCTCGGTATTGCCATTGGGGACTTGAATAATGATCAATGGCCCGATATGGTCATCGGTATGGACTATTCCGAGAAAGACCACCTGTATATCAACCAAAAGGATGGGACCTTTAAAGAGGTGGTTCAGCAGGCTACCAATCATATTTCCAATTTTTCGATGGGTAACGATATCGCCGATATCAATAATGATGGTTATTTCGATTTTATATCGGTCGACATGGTTTCGAATAACAACTATGATTTAAAGACCAATATGAGCGGTATGAATCCCAAACGATTTCACGACCTCGTTGGCAAGGGGCTCCATTATCAATATATGTTCAATACACTACAATTGAATAATGGTAATATGTTGGAAAATAGCACGGTACCGGCTTTTTCCGATGTGGCGCAATTCGCCGGGCTTTCAAAGACCAATTGGAGCTGGGCTCCCTTGTTTTTTGATATGAACAATGACGGATGGCAAGATGTATTTGTTTCCAATGGGGTACTGCGCTCATTTCGAAATAACGATTTTGTTATTTACAAAAGGCAACGGGTAGCAAAACTATATGACGATATAAAAAAATATGGCAATAAAGATTCCCTGATTGCATCGTACTATAGAGACCTTCTAGCGGTAATGCCAGAAAAGAAGGAAGTAAACTTACTTTATTTGAACAATCGCGATTTTACATTTTCCGAAATGAACGGATCCTGGAAATTGAATGTACCTACCGCAACAAATGGTGCCGTTTACGCTGATCTAGACAACGATGGTGACTTGGATATTGTCGGAAACAATATAAATGATCCCGTGACGGTTTATCGGAATAACAGTCGCGAATTGGCGCCTGATAATAATTACTTGTCCGTCAAGTTAAGGGGTGAAAAAGGCAATATAAATGGTATTGGGGCACGAATCTCGTTGCAGTATGATGATGTAGTGCAGTCTAAGGAACTTTATGTGTCAAGAGGGTTTCAATCGTCGGTAAGCAATAGACTGCATTACGGTACGGGGCAAAAGAACGTAATAGACAAGGTATCGATAACCTGGCCCGATGGAAAACGTCAGTCGCTTAAAGATGTGCCAACGAACCAAGAGTTGGTTTTGAAATACGATGATGCCCAGAGCGGCCTTTCGAACGATGTATCTAGCGACAACGCATTTCTCTTTAAGGATGTATCACACGATTTAAAAAATACTTTCGAGCACAAGGAGAACGATTTTGACGACTTTCAACGTGAAATATTGCTACCCCATAAGTTCTCCCAGAACGGTCCGGCTTTAGCTGTGGGTGACGTAAATAATGACGGTTTGGATGATTTTTATATAGGAGGGGCGAAAAACGAAAGCTCCGAATTATGGCTGCAGCAATCGAACGGTGATTTTGAGCCGTCGGGCCATCCATGGAAAGAAGATAAAATGCATGAAGACTTGGCAGCGGAATTTTTCGATGCCGACGGCGATGGCGACCTTGATTTGTACGTGGTCTCGGGGGGCAATGAAGCAAAGGAAAACGATGACTACTATCAAGATCGGTTTTATGAAAATTTAGGAAAGGGTAAGTTTGCAAAAGGAGCGAAGGCCATTCCGAAAATAGTGACAAGCGGGGCATCGGTCAAAGCTGGCGATTTTGATAATGATGGCGATATAGATCTTTTTGTTGGGGGAAAATTGGTGCCGGGTAAGTATCCTTTTCCGGCAAAGAGTTATTTGCTTAGAAACGAAAGCAAAGCAGGTAAAATTGAATTTGTTGACGTCACCCAAGATGTGGCGCCTTTTATGGCGGAATTCGGTTTGGTTTCGGAAGCGCAATGGGTAGATGTCGATAGTGATAATGATCTTGACCTGATTGTCGTAGGGGAGTGGATGCCCGTAAAGATTATCGAAAATGACAAGGGTAAATTTATAGATAGCACCACTAAGGCCGGTTTGGATGATCAGGTGGGTTGGTGGTTTAGTGTGGCTACGGCAGATTTTGATCAAGATGGGGATATGGATTTTATAGTGGGCAATCTAGGTGAAAACTATAAATACAAAGCCTCTGTAGAAGCACCGTTTGAAGTGTTTACAAGCGATTTTGATGGGAACGGCACACTAGATATCGTATTGGGTTACCATGAAGAAGGAAAGGTCTATCCGTTAAGGGGTAGGCAATGTTCATCGGATCAGATGCCTTTTATAAAAAAGAAATTCCCTAGTTATGATGATTTTGGGGCAGCCGACCTGTCAACGGTGTACGGTAAGGAAGAATTGAAAAATTCATTGCATTACGGGGCTACTACCTTTGCCAGTTCCTATATCGAAAATTTAGGCAACTTTAAATTCAAAGTGCACCAACTCGATGCGTTGACGCAATTCTCCTCGGTCAATAGTATCCTCATTGACGATTTTAATAGTGACGGTCATGCCGATGCGCTGCTGTCGGGAAATTTGTACCAATCTGAAGTTGAAACACCCCGAAATGATGGAAGTTATGGAAATTTGCTTTTGGGGAATGGTAAAGGAGGCTTTAAGTCGCTTTTTCCATATGAGAGTGGCTTGTTCATTAAGGGAGATGTGAAAACCGCAGCGTTCATAAAAAACAATGCTTCAGGTCGTAAATATATGGTGTTTGCGAAAAATGACGATGCTTTGCAAATGGTCGAATATGTTTCTGGGAAAAATTAG